Proteins found in one Coffea eugenioides isolate CCC68of chromosome 5, Ceug_1.0, whole genome shotgun sequence genomic segment:
- the LOC113770475 gene encoding diacylglycerol kinase 5, whose protein sequence is MNVNFEPHSFLKEFHIPAYILAPGSEAEKLRDVPSCPVLVFINSKSGGQLGGDLLLTYRSLLNNHQVFDLGGEAPDAVLRRLYLHLETLKLNGDEFAPEIEERLKIIVAGGDGTAGWLLGVVSDLKLSKPPPIATVPLGTGNNLPFAFGWGKKNPGTDQDSVLAFLDQVRKAKEMMIDSWHILMRMKAPTEGSFDPIAPLELPHSLHAFQRVSSSDELNMEGYHTFQGGFWNYFSMGMDAQVSYAFHSERKLHPEKFKNQLVNQSTYAKLGCTQGWFFASLVHPSSRNIAQLAKVKIMKKHGDWQDLTIPPSIRSIVCLNLPSFSGGLNPWGTPNKNKRRDRDLTPPYVDDGFIEVVGFRDAWHGLVLFAPNGHGRRLAQAHRIKFEFHKGAAEHTFMRIDGEPWKQPLPVDDDRVVVEISNLRQVKILATHDCRSRSVHDPSSPTTPHGQDDGERDSDEEESVGEEWRKFGAADTFKIPDEMKVQKARRSEIAESLGPVSVHKENVQEKSGETKHTLYQGCALPQFTCPTSQQ, encoded by the exons ATGAATGTAAATTTTGAGCCTCATTCCTTCTTGAAGGAATTCCATATTCCTGCATATATACTTGCACCTGGTTCAGAGGCTGAGAAATTACGAGATGTACCTTCATGCCCAGTGCTCGTATTTATCAACTCCAAAAGTGGGGGTCAACTTGGTGGAGATCTTCTGCTTACTTATCGTTCTCTTCTAAACAACCATCAG GTTTTTGACTTGGGAGGGGAGGCTCCTGATGCTGTGTTGCGCAGGCTATATCTCCACCTTGAAACACTCAAACTTAATGGTGATGAATTTGCTCCTGAGATCGAGGAGAGATTGAAAATAATT GTGGCAGGTGGTGATGGCACTGCTGGTTGGCTTCTTGGAGTTGTTTCTGACCTTAAATTGTCTAAGCCCCCACCTATTGCTACTGTGCCCTTGGGAACCGGAAACAACCTTCCATTTGCATTTGGTTGG ggaaagaaaaatcCAGGGACAGATCAAGACTCTGTGCTTGCATTCTTGGATCAAGTGAGGAAAGCAAAAGAAATGATGATAGACAG CTGGCATATACTCATGAGGATGAAAGCTCCAACTGAAGGTAGCTTTGATCCTATTGCCCCCCTAGAGTTGCCACATTCTTTGCATGCATTTCAACGAGTTTCTTCATCAGATGAACTTAACATG GAAGGCTACCATACATTCCAGGGAGGATTCTGGAATTACTTCAGCATGG GGATGGACGCTCAAGTATCGTATGCATTCCATTCTGAGAGGAAGCTGCACCCTGAAAAGTTCAAAAACCAGCTGGTTAATCAG AGTACATATGCAAAACTTGGATGCACACAAGGATGGTTTTTTGCTTCACTCGTTCATCCTTCTTCAAG GAACATAGCTCAACTTGCAAAAGTTAAGATCATGAAAAAACATGGTGACTGGCAAGACCTTACCATCCCTCCCAG TATCAGATCAATTGTATGCCTTAATTTGCCGAGTTTCTCTGGTGGACTAAATCCTTGGGGAACACCAAACAAGAACAAACGACGTGAT AGAGACTTGACTCCTCCTTATGTGGATGATGGATTTATTGAAGTTGTTGGATTTAGAGATGCTTGGCATGGGCTTGTTTTGTTTGCTCCAAATGGACATGGGAGACGTCTTGCACAG GCCCACCGAATCAAATTTGAGTTTCATAAGGGTGCAGCAGAACATACGTTCATGAGGATTGATGGGGAACCTTGGAAGCAACCTCTCCCTGTGGACGATGACAGAGTTGTCGTAGAGATATCTAATCTTCGCCAGGTCAAGATATTAGCTACCCACGACTGCCGATCTAGAAGCGTCCATGACCCCTCAAGTCCCACTACTCCACACGGTCAAGATGATGGAGAGAGAGATAGTGATGAAGAAGAGTCTGTTGGGGAAGAATGGAGGAAGTTTGGTGCTGCAGACACATTTAAAATCCCAGACGAG